In the genome of Desulfovibrio desulfuricans, one region contains:
- a CDS encoding sulfite exporter TauE/SafE family protein, translating into MIYILIGLCGIAAGAISGVVGTGSSIILLPVLSLAFGPKAAIPIMAVASIAGNASRVLAWRRQINVRAFAWYTVAAVPAAVLGVRTLWIMPPDVSNLCIGLFFFVLIVLRRASRTRAMRLGPRQMALAGGIVGYLTGVVYSTGPLTIPIFAGFGLAKGALLATEAAASIAVYLAKALAFGAVGGLPLPVLCNGLVVGAALALGTFAGKRFVLGMSEATFRLLIDLMLACAGLAMTGNALFCLAR; encoded by the coding sequence GTGATATACATACTCATAGGCCTTTGCGGCATTGCGGCCGGCGCCATAAGCGGCGTTGTGGGCACGGGCTCGTCCATCATCCTGCTGCCGGTGCTGAGCCTGGCCTTTGGCCCCAAGGCGGCCATCCCCATCATGGCCGTGGCCTCCATAGCGGGCAATGCGTCGCGCGTGCTGGCCTGGCGGCGACAGATCAACGTAAGGGCTTTTGCCTGGTATACGGTCGCCGCTGTGCCTGCGGCGGTGCTGGGCGTGCGTACGCTATGGATCATGCCCCCGGACGTTTCCAACCTGTGTATCGGCCTGTTCTTTTTTGTGCTCATCGTTTTGCGCCGGGCCAGCCGCACACGCGCCATGCGGCTTGGGCCACGGCAGATGGCGCTGGCTGGCGGGATTGTGGGGTACCTTACGGGCGTCGTCTATTCCACCGGGCCGCTGACCATCCCCATTTTTGCCGGTTTTGGCCTGGCCAAGGGGGCGCTGCTCGCCACAGAGGCGGCGGCTTCCATTGCCGTGTACCTGGCCAAGGCGCTTGCCTTTGGGGCTGTGGGGGGGCTGCCCCTGCCCGTGCTGTGCAACGGCCTTGTGGTAGGGGCAGCGCTGGCGCTGGGCACGTTTGCGGGCAAGCGCTTTGTACTTGGCATGTCCGAGGCTACATTTCGCCTGCTTATTGATCTGATGCTGGCCTGCGCGGGCCTTGCCATGACTGGCAACGCGCTGTTTTGCCTGGCACGGTAG
- a CDS encoding antibiotic biosynthesis monooxygenase — MIVRTWHGCVPEARGAAFAEHLRKTGEDHAKSVPGNLGVAVRRMNFRGWEHFFFATWWTSLEAVKAFAGEDYQLAVHYPDDERFELVPDPYVFHHQVDHMEPL; from the coding sequence ATGATTGTTCGCACATGGCACGGCTGCGTTCCCGAGGCGCGCGGCGCGGCTTTTGCCGAGCACCTGCGCAAAACAGGCGAGGACCACGCCAAAAGCGTGCCGGGCAACCTGGGAGTGGCCGTCAGACGCATGAATTTTCGGGGCTGGGAGCATTTTTTCTTTGCCACATGGTGGACATCGCTTGAGGCTGTAAAAGCCTTCGCGGGCGAGGATTACCAGCTGGCGGTGCACTATCCGGACGACGAGCGCTTTGAGCTGGTGCCCGATCCCTACGTGTTTCACCATCAGGTGGATCATATGGAGCCGCTGTAG
- a CDS encoding DUF554 domain-containing protein, translated as MIGPIVDSGGLFVGGIIGVVFADIFPERLKKALPSIFGVITLCLGTTLVGKSSALPAVTVALILGTMLGEILCAEALLQKALRAIFGLLKSKRMGDENFFLMVITLVAAFCFGSMGFLGAFHEGLTGKPDILLTKAALDMFTGVVFGSIMGFSVSLIALPQFAILALIYMGATTIAPLMTPAMLNDFTACGGVIFVATGLRMCEIKIFPVINMLPAMAIILPLSHLWELYFPFK; from the coding sequence ATGATAGGACCCATTGTGGACAGTGGAGGTCTGTTTGTCGGCGGCATTATCGGCGTCGTCTTTGCCGATATTTTTCCTGAGCGGCTGAAAAAGGCGCTGCCCTCCATCTTTGGCGTAATAACCCTGTGCCTCGGCACAACCCTTGTGGGCAAGTCCTCGGCACTGCCAGCCGTGACGGTGGCGCTTATCCTCGGCACCATGCTGGGCGAAATACTTTGTGCCGAAGCACTGCTGCAAAAAGCCCTGCGGGCCATATTCGGCCTGCTGAAAAGCAAACGCATGGGCGACGAAAACTTTTTTCTGATGGTCATAACCCTGGTGGCGGCCTTCTGCTTTGGCAGCATGGGCTTTTTGGGGGCCTTTCATGAGGGGCTCACCGGCAAGCCCGACATCCTGCTGACCAAGGCCGCTCTGGACATGTTTACCGGCGTGGTTTTCGGCTCCATAATGGGGTTTTCCGTCAGTCTTATCGCCCTGCCGCAGTTTGCCATTCTGGCGCTCATCTACATGGGAGCCACAACCATCGCCCCGCTCATGACCCCGGCCATGCTCAACGACTTTACCGCCTGCGGCGGCGTCATCTTTGTGGCCACGGGCCTGCGCATGTGCGAAATAAAAATATTCCCGGTCATCAACATGCTGCCCGCGATGGCCATCATTCTGCCGCTCTCGCACCTGTGGGAGCTGTACTTTCCCTTTAAATAA
- a CDS encoding Ldh family oxidoreductase, whose amino-acid sequence MSAVSLTEAQSLGENILKAHNVGQRNAELTIASLLRAEMEGLPSHGFSRIPYYAAQSAAGKVDGHAVPVVQRPKPGVVTVDACCGFAFSAFADGLPVAAQAAKEEGVALLAVRNSHHAGVLGFPVADLAEQGLVALGFANSPAALAPYGGTVVTFGTNPLAMACPRKDAPPLVIDLSMGLLARGKILQAAKKGELIPEGAAVDAQGNPTRDPVKAFEGALLPFGGPKGYALALMVEIMAAGLTGASLAIESSSLFTPDGPPPRLGQSFVLMDPAATAGANFVDRVEHLLAFITGQPGARLPGDRRIGLSQSARQSNSIDLPDDLLAQLRGMC is encoded by the coding sequence ATGTCTGCCGTTTCACTTACAGAAGCACAAAGTCTGGGCGAAAATATCCTGAAAGCGCACAATGTAGGGCAGCGCAACGCCGAGCTGACCATCGCCTCGCTGCTTCGGGCTGAGATGGAAGGCCTGCCCTCGCACGGGTTTTCGCGCATCCCGTATTATGCCGCGCAGTCGGCCGCCGGCAAGGTTGACGGTCACGCAGTACCCGTTGTGCAAAGGCCAAAACCCGGCGTGGTCACTGTGGACGCCTGCTGCGGATTTGCCTTCAGCGCGTTTGCCGACGGTCTGCCCGTGGCGGCCCAGGCTGCAAAAGAAGAGGGCGTGGCCCTGCTTGCCGTGCGCAATTCGCACCATGCCGGGGTGTTGGGGTTCCCTGTGGCGGATCTGGCGGAGCAGGGTCTGGTAGCTCTGGGTTTTGCCAACAGCCCGGCGGCGCTCGCGCCTTACGGCGGCACAGTGGTGACCTTTGGCACCAATCCCCTGGCCATGGCCTGCCCCCGCAAGGACGCGCCGCCGCTGGTCATAGACCTTTCCATGGGGCTGCTGGCGCGGGGCAAAATTTTGCAGGCGGCCAAAAAGGGAGAGCTTATACCCGAGGGCGCGGCAGTGGACGCGCAGGGCAATCCCACGCGCGACCCGGTCAAGGCTTTTGAGGGAGCGTTGTTGCCCTTTGGCGGCCCCAAGGGCTACGCGCTTGCGCTGATGGTTGAGATCATGGCGGCCGGGCTTACCGGCGCGTCGCTGGCCATCGAATCCTCATCGCTGTTTACGCCCGACGGCCCCCCGCCGCGTCTTGGGCAGAGCTTTGTGCTAATGGACCCGGCAGCCACGGCAGGGGCAAATTTTGTGGACCGCGTGGAGCACCTGCTTGCCTTTATTACCGGACAGCCGGGCGCGCGCCTGCCCGGCGACCGCCGCATCGGTCTGAGCCAGTCTGCACGGCAGAGCAACAGCATTGACCTGCCCGACGACCTGCTGGCCCAGCTGCGGGGCATGTGCTAG
- a CDS encoding DUF4910 domain-containing protein, producing MTSFHDFLRRLFPICRSITGDGVRQTLRILQEELPNLRTFEVPSGSKVFDWTVPDEWNIAGARLTGPSGEVIADFADTNLHVMGYSEPVDCTISLDDLQNHLHSLPEMPKAIPYVTSYYARRWGFCISHEQRQKLAPGMYRAVIDSTLAPGHLTYGELVIPGQCEKEIFLSTYICHPSMANNELSGPVVATALAQWAAQQPRRYTYRFVFVPETIGSITYLSRNYEALRRNVAAGFNLTCMGDERAYSYLPSRRGDTLADRAALHVLRHFAPDFKSYTFLNRESDERQYCSPGIDLPLCSVMRSKYHAYPEYHTSLDDCSLVTQKGLEGSVNIMTRILEALEENVTYEPRVLCEPQLGKRGLYPTLSTKSSCTEQVDLMMDLLAYADGNTSLLEEADIVGRDIFRCAETMRKLVEKDVLAVKKC from the coding sequence ATGACGAGCTTCCACGACTTTCTCCGCAGGCTTTTCCCCATATGCCGCAGCATAACGGGCGACGGGGTGCGGCAGACGTTGCGCATACTGCAGGAAGAATTGCCCAATTTGCGCACATTTGAAGTGCCCTCAGGCTCCAAGGTTTTTGACTGGACTGTTCCGGACGAATGGAACATCGCCGGAGCGCGCCTCACCGGTCCCTCGGGCGAAGTCATCGCCGACTTTGCCGACACCAACCTGCACGTCATGGGCTATTCCGAACCGGTGGACTGCACAATTTCGCTTGACGATCTGCAAAACCACCTGCATTCGCTGCCCGAAATGCCCAAGGCCATCCCCTACGTCACATCGTACTACGCCCGGCGCTGGGGATTCTGCATCTCCCACGAGCAGCGGCAAAAGCTTGCCCCCGGCATGTATCGCGCGGTTATCGATTCCACGCTTGCACCGGGGCACCTGACCTACGGCGAGCTTGTCATCCCCGGCCAGTGCGAAAAAGAAATTTTTCTTTCCACCTACATCTGCCATCCCTCCATGGCCAACAACGAGCTTTCCGGCCCGGTGGTGGCCACGGCTCTGGCCCAGTGGGCGGCGCAGCAGCCCCGTCGCTACACGTACCGCTTTGTCTTTGTGCCCGAGACCATCGGCTCCATCACCTACCTGAGCCGTAATTACGAGGCCCTGCGCCGCAATGTGGCAGCGGGCTTCAACCTTACCTGCATGGGCGACGAGCGCGCGTATTCGTACCTGCCCAGCCGCCGAGGCGACACCCTGGCAGACAGGGCGGCCCTGCACGTGCTGCGACATTTTGCGCCCGATTTCAAAAGCTACACGTTTTTGAACCGCGAGAGCGACGAGCGCCAGTACTGCTCGCCCGGCATTGATCTGCCCCTGTGCAGCGTCATGCGCAGCAAGTACCACGCCTACCCCGAGTACCACACCTCGCTGGACGACTGCTCGCTGGTAACGCAAAAAGGCCTTGAGGGCAGCGTAAACATCATGACCCGCATACTTGAGGCGCTGGAAGAAAACGTCACCTACGAGCCGCGCGTGCTGTGCGAGCCGCAGCTGGGCAAACGGGGCCTGTACCCCACGCTGAGCACCAAGTCGTCCTGTACCGAGCAGGTTGATCTGATGATGGATCTGCTTGCCTACGCCGACGGCAACACCTCTCTGCTCGAAGAGGCCGACATCGTGGGGCGGGATATCTTTCGCTGTGCGGAAACCATGCGCAAGCTGGTTGAAAAGGACGTGCTGGCGGTCAAAAAATGCTGA
- a CDS encoding L-2-amino-thiazoline-4-carboxylic acid hydrolase, with amino-acid sequence MHRTARFTRREFCSFALGACAALLLPCPCMASIAQGIGKPVSDEALNAEFAGMCDGAQQMLAGQRPAQDLSAMFAEAKKVHARLLPLPDIGGPENLTYPSFLVGPQYVALYAAMRPHGFSARDVGKLVYDLAGYSIAEQKELYRANGQRFFLPQYFALLQAWAQRSQQRRYPLDWVQTVFRGDGIGFDIGVDYTECGLMKYFAAQGVPELAPYPCQIDFPTARAEGTGLARTTTLASGGKVCDFRYKQGGEVTQGWDL; translated from the coding sequence ATGCACCGCACAGCCAGGTTTACCCGCCGCGAGTTCTGTTCTTTTGCATTGGGAGCGTGCGCCGCCCTGTTGCTGCCTTGCCCCTGCATGGCGTCCATTGCTCAGGGTATTGGCAAACCTGTGAGCGACGAGGCCCTCAACGCCGAGTTTGCCGGTATGTGCGACGGCGCGCAGCAGATGCTGGCCGGTCAGCGCCCGGCGCAGGACCTGAGCGCCATGTTTGCCGAGGCAAAAAAAGTTCACGCGCGCCTGCTGCCCCTGCCTGACATCGGCGGGCCGGAAAACCTGACCTACCCCAGCTTTTTGGTGGGGCCGCAGTATGTGGCGCTGTATGCGGCCATGCGGCCCCACGGCTTCAGCGCGAGGGATGTGGGCAAGCTCGTGTATGACCTGGCCGGGTATAGCATCGCGGAGCAAAAGGAGCTGTACCGCGCCAACGGGCAGCGATTTTTTTTGCCGCAGTATTTTGCCCTGCTGCAGGCCTGGGCCCAGCGCAGCCAGCAGCGGCGCTATCCCCTTGACTGGGTGCAGACTGTCTTTAGGGGGGACGGCATCGGGTTTGATATTGGCGTGGACTACACCGAATGCGGGCTGATGAAGTATTTTGCCGCCCAGGGCGTGCCGGAGCTGGCCCCCTATCCCTGTCAGATCGATTTTCCTACCGCGCGGGCCGAGGGCACGGGGCTTGCGCGCACCACCACGCTGGCCAGCGGCGGCAAGGTGTGCGACTTCCGCTACAAGCAGGGCGGGGAAGTGACCCAGGGGTGGGATCTGTAG
- a CDS encoding GyrI-like domain-containing protein translates to MPVPFAVTVLQYQQVRLVGVSIHTTLHKAPVDCPRLWSDVFAHRMPELSGKAQNAYQGPSYGVSVFTDHKGLAFNYWAAMEAPDIAEPPMGMSEVILPGGLYACCRIPAPGMLREAYDYMYDVWPQTAEGFPVQVDKPCFERYDSRFFQSGTHDVYVPILPR, encoded by the coding sequence ATGCCAGTGCCCTTTGCTGTCACGGTGCTGCAGTACCAACAAGTGCGCCTTGTTGGCGTGAGTATACACACGACCCTGCACAAAGCCCCCGTCGACTGCCCCCGTTTGTGGAGCGATGTTTTTGCCCACCGCATGCCGGAGTTGAGCGGCAAGGCCCAGAACGCATATCAGGGGCCATCGTACGGGGTTTCTGTCTTTACCGACCACAAGGGGCTGGCCTTCAACTATTGGGCGGCCATGGAAGCACCGGACATTGCCGAGCCGCCCATGGGCATGAGCGAAGTTATTCTGCCGGGGGGCTTGTACGCATGCTGCCGTATACCGGCTCCGGGCATGCTCCGCGAGGCCTACGACTATATGTATGATGTATGGCCGCAAACGGCCGAGGGCTTTCCCGTACAGGTCGACAAACCCTGCTTTGAACGCTACGACAGCCGCTTTTTCCAGTCTGGCACGCACGATGTGTACGTACCCATTCTGCCCCGCTGA
- a CDS encoding DODA-type extradiol aromatic ring-opening family dioxygenase, with product MIMPAFYIPHGGGPCFFMDWSPPDTWKALGDWMRSIPAALPAQPKALLVFSAHWEQPQFTLLSTRDPALYYDYYDFPPHTYELQWPAPPAPEFFDRVRQCVRAAGMTLAEDSTRDFDHGVFVPGLLMYPQAQMPTLQISLRRGLDPQEHLALGRALAPLRSEGVLFVGSGMSFHNMGAFHYRDNTSIEGATIFDDWLTKTVCNPDAALRNAALAEWQKAPGAHFAHPREEHLIPLMVIAGAAGAAQGKLAWHGRAMGAPLSAFSFD from the coding sequence ATGATCATGCCCGCATTTTACATCCCCCACGGCGGCGGCCCCTGTTTTTTTATGGACTGGTCACCGCCGGACACATGGAAGGCCCTTGGCGACTGGATGCGTAGCATCCCCGCCGCGCTGCCCGCCCAGCCCAAGGCGCTGCTTGTTTTTTCCGCCCACTGGGAGCAACCGCAGTTTACGCTGCTCTCCACGCGCGATCCCGCGCTGTATTATGATTACTACGACTTTCCGCCGCATACCTATGAATTGCAGTGGCCAGCGCCGCCAGCGCCGGAGTTTTTTGACCGGGTGCGGCAGTGCGTGCGGGCAGCGGGCATGACGCTGGCAGAGGACAGCACCCGCGACTTTGACCACGGCGTATTTGTGCCCGGCCTGCTGATGTACCCGCAGGCGCAGATGCCCACGCTGCAGATCTCGCTGCGGCGCGGGCTCGACCCGCAGGAGCATCTGGCCCTTGGCCGCGCGCTGGCCCCACTGCGCAGCGAGGGGGTGCTGTTTGTGGGCAGCGGCATGAGCTTTCACAATATGGGGGCCTTCCACTACAGAGACAACACGTCCATTGAGGGCGCGACGATTTTTGACGACTGGCTGACAAAAACCGTGTGTAACCCGGACGCCGCCTTGCGCAACGCCGCCCTTGCGGAGTGGCAAAAAGCCCCCGGCGCACACTTTGCCCACCCGCGCGAGGAGCACCTTATCCCCCTGATGGTGATTGCCGGGGCCGCAGGTGCGGCGCAGGGCAAGCTTGCCTGGCACGGCAGGGCCATGGGTGCGCCGCTCTCCGCATTTTCTTTTGACTAA
- a CDS encoding DNA cytosine methyltransferase, with amino-acid sequence MNTKLRAISLFAGCGGMDFGAEKAGIDIIWANEIEHDAAETLRQNFKNAEIAEGDIKKIKSFPEVDIVIGGYPCQSFSMGGNRNPENDKRTYLYLEFLRCLNNTSPKFFVAENVSGLKKIDNGSFLHEQIRVFNDAGKFGYDVYFKVVDAKDYGVPQSRKRLFIVGIRKDLKLQFSFPEPSHGKVGSGLLAYESHGHAIKGLPSWPEGEFYERPHDPEGHMSWYYMSRNRRAPWVGPSFTIVANWRHVTLHPASPVMKLTWSNLSDGWKQRWDFTDEHDAALAQHQIIPLDTPRRLSWRECARIQTFPANFEPFGKVESKFTQIGNAVPPLLAEKILKHLVSGRGLQEQKVPPQQLALI; translated from the coding sequence ATGAATACAAAATTGCGTGCAATATCTCTCTTTGCTGGCTGCGGCGGAATGGACTTTGGTGCTGAAAAAGCTGGTATTGATATTATATGGGCAAATGAAATTGAGCACGATGCAGCAGAAACTTTGAGACAAAATTTTAAAAATGCAGAAATTGCTGAAGGCGACATAAAAAAAATTAAGTCGTTTCCTGAAGTTGATATAGTGATTGGTGGGTATCCCTGTCAGTCCTTTTCAATGGGCGGCAATCGCAATCCAGAGAATGATAAGCGGACTTATCTTTATCTAGAATTTTTGCGATGCTTAAACAATACCTCACCTAAATTTTTTGTTGCTGAAAACGTTTCTGGACTAAAGAAAATTGACAATGGCTCTTTTTTGCATGAACAAATACGCGTATTCAACGATGCTGGAAAATTTGGATATGATGTTTATTTTAAAGTTGTTGATGCAAAAGACTATGGCGTCCCTCAGTCGAGAAAAAGACTCTTTATTGTTGGGATAAGAAAAGATTTAAAATTGCAGTTTAGTTTTCCCGAACCAAGTCATGGAAAAGTAGGATCCGGGTTGTTAGCGTATGAATCGCATGGGCACGCAATCAAAGGTTTGCCTTCATGGCCTGAAGGCGAATTCTATGAGCGCCCACACGATCCAGAGGGGCATATGTCATGGTACTACATGTCACGCAACCGCAGAGCACCTTGGGTTGGCCCTTCATTTACGATAGTTGCGAACTGGCGGCATGTTACTTTGCACCCGGCTTCCCCTGTAATGAAGCTTACATGGTCAAATTTAAGTGATGGATGGAAACAACGGTGGGACTTTACCGATGAACACGATGCTGCGCTAGCGCAGCATCAAATTATACCTCTCGACACACCGCGTAGGCTTTCATGGAGAGAATGTGCCCGCATTCAAACTTTTCCCGCTAATTTTGAGCCATTTGGGAAGGTTGAATCCAAATTTACCCAGATTGGGAACGCTGTCCCTCCGCTACTCGCTGAAAAAATCCTAAAACACCTTGTAAGCGGTCGCGGGCTGCAAGAGCAAAAAGTTCCGCCTCAGCAACTTGCATTAATCTGA
- a CDS encoding tyrosine-type recombinase/integrase, translating to MNNPNHPKNGSSTLVQPIRELSHIQSIKKLLASRPRDLLLFTLGINNGIRTGDLLKLKISHVKYAKPGQAIQIRESKTGKTNTLYINREVYKALRGHLEASNHYDDDYLFQSRRGHQKPLTIMTVNRMIKEWCKTINLEGNYGAHSLRKTFGYIQRTKFGVGFELICKRFNHSSPSVTMRYLGIEDKEVLEILTHEI from the coding sequence ATGAATAACCCCAATCACCCCAAAAACGGATCATCAACACTCGTTCAACCAATCAGAGAATTGTCCCATATTCAATCCATTAAAAAGCTGCTTGCATCACGGCCCCGTGATTTGCTGCTTTTCACGCTTGGCATCAACAACGGAATCCGAACTGGTGATTTGCTTAAACTCAAAATTTCACACGTCAAATATGCCAAACCCGGACAAGCCATACAAATCAGAGAATCCAAGACCGGAAAGACCAACACCCTTTATATAAACAGGGAGGTCTACAAGGCCCTCAGAGGGCATCTGGAGGCATCTAACCATTATGATGATGATTACCTATTCCAATCCCGAAGAGGCCACCAGAAGCCTCTTACGATTATGACCGTAAACCGCATGATTAAGGAATGGTGCAAAACCATAAACCTTGAAGGCAATTACGGCGCACATTCCCTTAGAAAAACCTTCGGATACATTCAGAGGACAAAATTTGGTGTGGGTTTTGAGCTGATCTGCAAAAGGTTCAACCATTCATCCCCTAGTGTCACCATGAGGTACCTGGGCATTGAGGACAAGGAGGTGCTTGAAATCCTTACACATGAAATCTGA
- a CDS encoding helix-turn-helix domain-containing protein codes for MMESFKIVGAKIVNLREAKKLTQEQLAEKAEIPIAELRKIEEGSPDATINFYEKIGQVLNFTPAQIFAKTDREHRQQINKIKKLLQAAPVDVLRELETQIKAKLKIK; via the coding sequence ATGATGGAGTCTTTCAAAATCGTTGGGGCAAAGATCGTGAATCTGCGGGAAGCAAAGAAGCTTACTCAGGAGCAACTTGCCGAGAAAGCAGAAATTCCCATTGCTGAACTTCGAAAAATCGAAGAGGGTTCGCCGGATGCAACCATCAATTTTTATGAAAAGATTGGGCAGGTGCTGAACTTCACGCCAGCCCAGATTTTTGCCAAGACTGACCGTGAGCACCGTCAACAAATCAACAAGATTAAAAAGCTGCTTCAAGCCGCTCCTGTTGACGTTCTTCGTGAGCTTGAAACGCAGATCAAGGCAAAGCTCAAAATCAAATGA
- a CDS encoding DUF5906 domain-containing protein encodes MCSKSWIDTSTLDMRSEGIKQIVNETNIALDVFNENHFACEEGGKFFIYTETKDEDGNFKLTRLSYKDFAFRYNCNDIYVPSGKNGNPFIKKGIGSYWMSCPQKRTYNGIIFNPKSTNSDFYNLWTGFKIDSSSDGAFPHIEKHLKEVWCNGDEEYYAYLIKWFAHLVQYPYEKPGVALVIKGEKGTGKTGFISKLADMILKEHYMLVSSSRDIYGHFNAQQYGKLLITFDEAIWNGDKGMEGRLKSLITDLNILVEKKGMDAEITKNYARYILLTNEKFTVPATYDERRFCALRISNKYKQDTEYFSELYDAMDQGEIASFFGFLSRHKFNKNDVFTPPATRALFEDVLENMDFFDNWLFNLIDDYAIKYKTSELIYDIGSVETISFGRFVRTKTLFENFRDAKERSGRYSSIFTQTKFTQKLTNKKDGSYNFQYGKHEGHNCIFLPTIEDAKRIFEKKYTCIVDWTEFNEKGNIPEYDTFIKMLKENFRSRSCKKNAIKTAHSMYKDKQFTEEFGHMLGIDNSNVA; translated from the coding sequence ATGTGCTCAAAATCTTGGATTGATACATCTACATTGGATATGCGTAGTGAGGGAATAAAGCAAATCGTAAATGAAACAAATATAGCACTTGATGTGTTTAATGAAAATCATTTCGCTTGCGAAGAAGGAGGCAAATTTTTTATTTATACAGAAACAAAGGATGAAGATGGTAATTTTAAATTGACTCGTCTTTCATATAAAGATTTTGCATTCAGATATAACTGTAATGATATATATGTTCCTTCAGGAAAAAATGGCAATCCCTTCATCAAAAAGGGAATCGGTTCTTACTGGATGAGTTGCCCACAAAAAAGAACATATAATGGGATTATATTTAATCCAAAGTCCACTAATAGTGATTTTTATAATTTATGGACAGGATTTAAGATTGATTCAAGCAGTGATGGTGCTTTTCCTCATATAGAGAAACATCTCAAAGAAGTTTGGTGCAATGGAGATGAGGAATACTATGCATACCTCATAAAGTGGTTTGCTCATTTGGTTCAATATCCATATGAAAAGCCAGGTGTTGCTCTTGTAATAAAAGGGGAAAAAGGCACAGGAAAAACAGGCTTTATCTCCAAGTTGGCGGATATGATTCTAAAGGAACATTACATGTTGGTGAGTTCTTCTCGTGATATCTATGGTCATTTTAATGCCCAGCAGTATGGAAAGCTATTAATCACTTTTGATGAAGCGATTTGGAACGGTGACAAGGGGATGGAAGGAAGGCTGAAATCTTTGATCACTGATCTGAATATCCTTGTTGAAAAAAAGGGCATGGATGCAGAAATCACAAAAAACTATGCTCGCTATATTTTGCTGACAAATGAGAAGTTTACAGTTCCTGCAACATATGATGAGAGGAGGTTTTGCGCGTTAAGAATAAGCAATAAATACAAGCAAGATACTGAATATTTTTCAGAATTATATGATGCAATGGATCAGGGAGAAATCGCTTCATTTTTTGGATTTCTATCACGCCACAAGTTTAACAAAAATGATGTTTTTACTCCACCAGCAACTAGAGCATTATTTGAAGATGTGCTTGAAAATATGGATTTTTTTGACAACTGGCTTTTTAATTTAATTGACGATTACGCAATTAAATACAAAACTTCTGAGCTAATTTATGATATAGGATCTGTTGAAACTATTTCATTTGGAAGATTTGTCAGAACAAAAACATTATTTGAGAATTTTAGAGACGCAAAAGAGCGTTCTGGGCGATATTCATCAATTTTTACACAGACAAAATTTACTCAAAAATTGACAAACAAAAAAGATGGTTCTTATAATTTTCAATATGGAAAACATGAAGGGCATAATTGCATATTTTTGCCTACCATTGAGGATGCAAAAAGAATTTTTGAAAAAAAATATACTTGCATTGTAGATTGGACAGAATTTAATGAAAAAGGCAATATTCCAGAATATGATACTTTTATAAAAATGCTAAAAGAAAATTTTAGAAGCAGAAGTTGCAAGAAAAATGCTATAAAAACAGCACATAGCATGTATAAAGATAAACAATTTACAGAAGAATTTGGGCATATGCTTGGCATAGACAATTCAAATGTTGCCTAG